A portion of the uncultured Draconibacterium sp. genome contains these proteins:
- the topA gene encoding type I DNA topoisomerase: MHKNLVIVESPAKAKTIEGFLGEGYVVTSSMGHVRDLEKKDFGIDIENNYQPRYKVSSDKKKIVTELKKLAKEAETVWLASDEDREGEAIAWHLKEVLKLKDDKIKRIVFHEITKDAITRAVKNPRDIDEHLVNAQQARRVLDRIVGFEVSPVLWKKVKPSLSAGRVQSVAVRLIVEREREIRDFKSETWFRVNGYFLVPDENGNTTELKAELSKRFKTRDEANAFLEKCKTAEFKVSDVVKKPGKRSPAQPFTTSTLQQEASRKLGFSVSQTMAVAQRLYESGKITYMRTDSVNLSGLAINKSKEKITELHGENYVKIRKFKTKAKGAQEAHEAIRPTYMENQTVDGSSQEQRLYELIWKRTIASQMADAILERTNVTIDVSNASEKFQATGEVIVFDGFLKVYIESTDDENANGNGQALIPPVHVNDPLEMTSVVSTQRFSQRPPRFTEASLVKRLEELGIGRPSTYAPTITTVQNRNYVVKEERPGVERNYTVLTLENGEIKEEEKTEITGAEKNKLFPTDIGIVVNDFLMDNFDQIMDYNFTANVEKEFDDIADGNKVWNEMIDKFYQPFHGKVEHALENAERSKGERILGVDPKTGKEVSVKIGRFGPLAQLGEASQEEGAEKPQFSSLRTGQHIETITLEEALDLFKLPRELGEYEDKKVTVAIGRFGPYVRHDNKFVSLGKEDDPYSVQLDRAIELIEAKREKDRKAVIKKFDEDAELQVLNGRWGPYIKHGKKNYKIPKTTKAEELTFEDCMKIIETAPEPKSRRGRKK; this comes from the coding sequence ATGCACAAAAACCTGGTTATAGTCGAGTCTCCTGCAAAGGCGAAAACAATAGAAGGATTTCTTGGAGAAGGATACGTGGTGACCTCAAGTATGGGACACGTTAGAGACCTGGAAAAGAAAGACTTCGGGATTGATATTGAGAATAATTATCAACCCAGATACAAAGTTTCTTCCGATAAGAAGAAAATAGTAACAGAACTGAAAAAATTAGCAAAGGAGGCCGAAACGGTTTGGCTCGCTTCCGATGAAGACCGCGAGGGAGAAGCAATAGCCTGGCACCTGAAAGAGGTGCTAAAACTGAAAGACGATAAAATAAAACGTATCGTTTTTCACGAAATTACCAAAGATGCCATTACCCGTGCCGTAAAAAATCCACGCGATATTGACGAGCATCTGGTAAATGCACAGCAGGCCCGCCGCGTATTAGACCGCATAGTGGGTTTTGAAGTGTCGCCGGTTTTGTGGAAAAAAGTAAAACCATCGTTAAGTGCCGGTCGTGTGCAGTCGGTGGCGGTTCGCTTAATTGTTGAGCGCGAACGTGAGATCCGCGATTTTAAATCGGAAACCTGGTTTCGTGTAAACGGATACTTTTTGGTACCCGACGAAAATGGAAATACCACCGAATTAAAAGCAGAACTTTCAAAACGTTTTAAAACCCGCGATGAGGCCAACGCTTTCCTGGAAAAGTGTAAAACAGCCGAGTTTAAAGTAAGCGACGTGGTGAAAAAACCGGGGAAAAGATCGCCGGCACAACCATTTACAACATCAACATTACAGCAGGAAGCAAGTCGAAAACTAGGATTTTCGGTGTCGCAGACCATGGCAGTTGCGCAGCGTTTGTACGAAAGTGGAAAGATTACCTACATGCGTACCGACTCGGTGAATCTGTCGGGTTTGGCTATAAATAAATCGAAAGAAAAGATTACTGAACTTCATGGAGAGAATTATGTGAAGATCAGGAAATTTAAAACTAAAGCAAAAGGTGCACAGGAAGCGCACGAGGCTATTCGTCCAACATACATGGAAAACCAAACGGTTGACGGATCGTCGCAGGAGCAACGTTTGTACGAGTTGATTTGGAAACGTACAATCGCCTCGCAAATGGCCGATGCTATTTTAGAGCGCACCAACGTAACAATCGATGTGTCGAATGCATCAGAGAAATTTCAGGCAACCGGCGAGGTGATTGTTTTTGATGGATTTCTGAAAGTTTATATCGAGTCGACAGACGATGAAAATGCAAACGGAAATGGTCAGGCTTTAATTCCACCGGTGCATGTAAACGATCCGCTTGAGATGACTTCTGTTGTTTCAACGCAACGTTTCTCGCAGCGCCCACCACGATTTACGGAAGCTTCGCTGGTAAAACGTTTGGAAGAATTGGGAATTGGTCGTCCGTCAACTTACGCACCAACAATTACAACAGTTCAAAACAGGAACTACGTTGTTAAAGAGGAGCGTCCGGGTGTGGAGCGTAATTATACTGTTCTTACTTTGGAGAACGGAGAAATTAAAGAGGAAGAAAAGACTGAAATTACCGGAGCTGAGAAAAATAAACTGTTTCCAACCGATATTGGTATTGTGGTAAATGATTTTCTGATGGACAATTTCGATCAGATAATGGATTACAATTTTACCGCAAATGTTGAAAAGGAGTTTGATGATATTGCTGACGGAAATAAGGTTTGGAATGAAATGATTGATAAGTTTTATCAACCGTTTCATGGCAAAGTAGAACACGCCCTTGAAAATGCCGAACGCTCGAAAGGAGAACGTATTTTGGGTGTCGATCCGAAAACAGGAAAAGAGGTGTCGGTGAAAATCGGCAGATTTGGTCCTTTGGCGCAATTAGGTGAAGCATCGCAGGAAGAAGGAGCTGAGAAACCACAGTTTTCAAGCTTGCGCACCGGCCAGCATATTGAAACAATTACGCTGGAAGAAGCACTTGATCTGTTTAAACTTCCACGTGAACTGGGAGAGTACGAAGACAAGAAAGTAACTGTAGCCATCGGTCGTTTTGGTCCGTATGTACGTCACGACAATAAATTTGTTTCGCTCGGGAAAGAGGATGATCCTTATTCTGTGCAACTCGACAGAGCAATTGAGCTGATCGAAGCAAAACGTGAAAAAGATCGTAAAGCTGTCATTAAAAAGTTTGATGAAGATGCAGAACTTCAGGTGCTTAACGGCAGATGGGGACCATACATCAAGCACGGAAAGAAGAATTACAAAATACCAAAAACGACGAAGGCCGAGGAGCTAACTTTCGAGGATTGTATGAAGATTATCGAGACGGCACCGGAACCGAAAAGCCGACGTGGTAGAAAAAAATAA